In one Rutidosis leptorrhynchoides isolate AG116_Rl617_1_P2 chromosome 8, CSIRO_AGI_Rlap_v1, whole genome shotgun sequence genomic region, the following are encoded:
- the LOC139861610 gene encoding phototropic-responsive NPH3 family protein NPY4-like, whose amino-acid sequence MKFMKLGSKPDLFQSSGEDTRYVAAELATDIIVNVGNIKFYLHKFPLLSKSARLQKLVAVLSDQNTNELDIHDIPGGPGAFEICAKFCYGMTVTLNPYNVVAARCAAEYLEMNENVDKGNLVYKTEVFLDTSIFRTWKDSIIVFQTTESFLPWSTDLKIVARCLDSIASKATMDPSKVEWSYTYNRKKLPNENGNESPLYNGIRKQLMVPKDWWVEDLCDLSVDLYKKVMIAIRATKKVSVSVIDESLKAYMDRRLKKGGKTCGDDVKIQSLIEMIMFLLPKERNSVSCDLLIQLLHGFVSLGDAIRIKELVRQIGEQLQNASVADLVNLDVDLVQELVKNFMMQDQIADHGDEHEFLEVKFVDSADKVKVAKLVDCYLAEIAKNPDLPLSKFVDLADTVSSLSRPSHDGIYRAIDMFLKEHPGISKVDRKRVCRLMDCRKLSADACMHAIQNERLPLRIVVQILFFEQIRATTTGGGLPPVGSHGSSRSRSTTTNTEEWDSSAPTSEELKTLKGELASLRIKDGANSNNQKAKGMVMSSRILSKLFSSKEKDSDNESSDTSESPCSTSARETKSTTPSRSRRHSTS is encoded by the exons TTTCCCCTTTTGTCGAAAAGTGCTCGTTTGCAGAAACTGGtcgcggttttgagtgatcaaaacACGAACGAACTTGACATCCATGATATACCCGGTGGGCCCGGAGCATTTGAGATATGTGCGAAGTTTTGTTACGGTATGACGGTCACACTCAACCCGTACAACGTCGTTGCGGCTCGATGTGCTGCAGAGTATCTAGAAATGAACGAAAATGTAGATAAAGGAAACCTCGTGTACAAAACCGAAGTCTTTTTAGATACAAGCATATTCCGAACGTGGAAAGATTCGATAATTGTTTTTCAAACAACCGAATCTTTTCTTCCTTGGTCGACCGATCTGAAAATTGTCGCCCGTTGTTTAGATTCGATAGCTTCGAAAGCTACCATGGATCCGTCTAAAGTCGAATGGTCGTATACTTATAATAGAAAGAAGCTACCTAACGAAAATGGAAACGAGTCGCCGCTTTATAACGGTATCAGGAAACAACTTATGGTTCCGAAAGATTGGTGGGTTGAAGATTTGTGTGATCTTTCGGTTGACTTGTATAAAAAAGTCATGATTGCGATTCGGGCGACTAAAAAAGTAAGTGTTAGCGTTATCGACGAATCTTTAAAAGCTTACATGGATAGGAGGTTGAAGAAAGGTGGGAAAACATGTGGGGATGATGTAAAAATTCAATCTTTAATCGAAATGATTATGTTTTTGCTACCTAAAGAACGAAATAGTGTTTCTTGTGATTTGTTGATTCAATTGCTGCACGGATTTGTGAGTCTTGGTGACGCAATACGAATAAAGGAATTGGTGAGACAAATTGGTGAGCAGTTGCAAAATGCATCGGTTGCTGATCTTGTTAATCTTGATGTCGATTTGGTTCAAGAACTCGTTAAGAACTTCATGATGCAGGATCAGATTGCTGACCATGGTGATGAACATGAGTTTCTAGAAGTCAAATTTGTTGACTCTGCAGATAAAGTCAAAGTGGCTAAACTTGTCGATTGCTACCTTGCTGAAATTGCGAAGAACCCTGATTTGccattgtcaaagttcgttgatcTTGCAGATACGGTTTCAAGTCTTTCTCGACCTTCACATGATGGAATTTATCGTGCGATCGACATGTTCCTTAAG GAACACCCAGGGATCAGCAAGGTTGATAGAAAAAGAGTTTGCAGATTAATGGATTGTAGGAAGTTATCAGCCGACGCGTGCATGCACGCCATTCAAAACGAAAGACTCCCGTTACGTATCGTAGTACAGATCCTTTTCTTTGAGCAGATACGAGCGACCACAACTGGCGGCGGACTGCCGCCAGTCGGGTCCCACGGAAGCTCAAGGTCAAGATCCACCACAACAAATACAGAAGAATGGGATTCTTCAGCACCAACAAGTGAAGAACTCAAGACACTAAAAGGGGAATTAGCTTCTTTAAGAATAAAAGATGGTGCGAATAGTAATAATCAAAAGGCGAAAGGGATGGTTATGTCATCGAGAATATTATCTAAGTTGTTTTCGAGCAAAGAAAAAGATAGTGATAATGAGAGTTCGGATACGTCTGAAAGTCCTTGTTCAACGAGTGCACGAGAAACAAAGTCGACTACACCTTCGAGGAGTAGGCGACATTCGACATCATAG